Proteins encoded within one genomic window of Alteribacter populi:
- a CDS encoding sodium:solute symporter family protein, which yields MENVQFLVSLGLILLTFAIYIGIAIYNKARQTSDFYVAGRGIPPAFNGMAIGADWMSAASFIGMAGTVMLLGYDGLAYIMGWTGGYLLLTFLLAPQLRKYGRYTVPEFIGDRYRSHTARVIAAVCTIIISFTYSIGQLSGSGVVIGRLLEVDAKVGTLIGVVLIAFYAAFGGMKGITWTQVAQYIILIIAYLIPVIFMSLQITNNPLPWVSYGQVVSELGEIDRQLGLSEYFAPFENGSKWQFMALMFTLMAGTAGLPHVIVRFYTVSTMKAARWSGAWALLFIGLLYLSAPAYAAFSRFILMRNVVGQPIDELPAWTETWINTNLLQIADHNGDGILQWDELMISNDIVVMATPEIANLGIFVIGLMAAGAMAAALSTAGGLMISISSSFAHDIYYRVLRPNASDKNRLAVGRITIVAATVLAGLIALNPPGVITQIVAWAFALASGTFFPALLLGVWWKRANGPGVISGMLVGLFVTLSYIFAAQSGSFMIAGIQDTGAGVFGAAAAIITIVVVSLRTKAPTQKVQEEVVDLRYPEQMTYKDGDVWMNNK from the coding sequence TTGGAAAATGTACAGTTTCTCGTTTCACTAGGGTTAATACTACTTACATTTGCTATTTATATTGGAATTGCCATTTACAATAAGGCGCGTCAGACTTCTGACTTTTATGTAGCTGGTCGCGGTATCCCGCCGGCATTTAATGGAATGGCGATTGGGGCCGACTGGATGAGTGCAGCATCGTTCATTGGTATGGCTGGAACAGTGATGCTGCTCGGTTACGATGGACTGGCCTATATTATGGGGTGGACAGGAGGTTACTTACTCTTAACTTTCCTACTAGCACCACAACTTAGAAAGTATGGAAGGTATACTGTTCCTGAGTTTATCGGTGACCGTTATCGTAGCCACACTGCCAGAGTGATAGCAGCTGTTTGTACGATTATTATTAGTTTTACATATTCCATAGGACAACTGTCTGGCTCTGGAGTCGTTATTGGACGTTTACTAGAAGTCGATGCTAAGGTAGGAACCCTTATTGGTGTTGTTTTAATTGCTTTTTATGCAGCATTCGGTGGGATGAAAGGAATCACTTGGACACAGGTAGCACAATACATCATTTTAATCATCGCCTATTTAATTCCGGTTATTTTTATGTCACTTCAAATCACCAATAATCCATTACCCTGGGTTTCGTACGGACAGGTTGTCTCCGAGTTAGGGGAAATCGACCGACAATTAGGGTTGTCTGAATACTTTGCTCCTTTTGAAAACGGATCGAAGTGGCAATTTATGGCACTTATGTTTACTTTAATGGCTGGTACAGCAGGTTTACCGCATGTTATTGTACGTTTTTACACAGTGTCCACGATGAAAGCTGCTCGGTGGTCAGGAGCATGGGCCTTATTATTTATTGGGCTACTCTATCTATCAGCTCCAGCCTACGCAGCATTTTCTCGTTTTATACTAATGAGAAATGTAGTAGGTCAGCCAATAGACGAATTACCGGCTTGGACTGAGACGTGGATTAATACAAACTTATTGCAGATTGCTGATCATAACGGTGATGGCATTTTGCAGTGGGATGAACTGATGATTTCCAATGACATTGTCGTGATGGCTACACCTGAGATAGCTAACCTTGGTATTTTTGTTATTGGATTGATGGCAGCAGGGGCTATGGCAGCAGCTTTATCTACAGCTGGTGGACTGATGATCTCGATTTCGTCCTCTTTTGCACATGATATTTACTACCGTGTGCTTCGTCCAAATGCGTCTGACAAAAACCGGTTAGCTGTAGGTCGGATTACCATTGTAGCGGCTACTGTTTTAGCTGGACTCATTGCATTGAATCCACCTGGAGTTATTACGCAGATTGTTGCTTGGGCATTCGCACTTGCCTCTGGTACATTCTTCCCAGCTTTATTACTGGGAGTTTGGTGGAAGCGAGCTAACGGGCCTGGAGTAATTTCGGGTATGTTGGTAGGGTTATTCGTCACTCTTTCCTATATTTTTGCTGCACAATCCGGGAGTTTTATGATTGCAGGGATTCAAGATACAGGTGCGGGTGTGTTTGGAGCAGCTGCAGCCATCATTACTATTGTAGTTGTCTCATTGCGAACAAAAGCACCGACACAAAAAGTACAAGAGGAAGTTGTGGACCTACGTTATCCGGAGCAAATGACGTACAAAGATGGTGATGTGTGGATGAATAATAAGTAA
- a CDS encoding DUF4212 domain-containing protein, whose protein sequence is MKKIDKAMADAYSREKNKYIVIFLSIWLVVSFGVVLFAESLQFQVPVLGFPFHYFMGAQGSILTFIILLFINAKVSDRIDQKYGIDEEANEQLSYGKTADH, encoded by the coding sequence ATGAAGAAAATTGATAAGGCCATGGCAGATGCATATTCCCGAGAGAAGAATAAGTATATTGTTATTTTTCTCAGCATATGGTTGGTTGTCTCGTTTGGCGTTGTGTTGTTTGCAGAGTCACTTCAATTCCAAGTGCCAGTGCTTGGTTTCCCGTTCCACTATTTTATGGGGGCACAAGGCTCCATCCTAACCTTTATTATCCTTTTATTTATTAATGCAAAAGTAAGCGATCGCATTGACCAGAAGTATGGCATTGACGAAGAGGCGAACGAGCAGTTGAGTTATGGAAAGACGGCAGACCATTAA
- a CDS encoding methyltransferase family protein has translation MRFLVKGMILFTVILSLGSAYLLGKSINESMQMAKTSGLFFMLLGLILRYWTYVVTKTYFTRGIHHDEERPLYSHGPFRLHRHPYQTGFFFIVLGVTLFMSGHWLVLIVTFTLLGSALHYRMSLEERILQNRYGEIYEYWCRHRFRIFPFLY, from the coding sequence GTGAGATTTCTAGTAAAAGGGATGATCCTTTTTACTGTTATCCTCTCACTTGGTTCAGCATATCTGCTTGGGAAGTCGATTAACGAATCTATGCAGATGGCAAAAACGAGCGGACTGTTCTTTATGCTACTAGGCCTAATTCTACGCTATTGGACTTACGTGGTCACAAAAACATATTTTACACGGGGCATCCATCACGACGAAGAGCGGCCCTTATACAGTCACGGGCCTTTCCGGTTGCACCGCCACCCTTATCAAACAGGCTTTTTCTTTATCGTTTTAGGGGTAACTCTCTTTATGAGTGGACACTGGCTAGTTCTTATCGTTACTTTCACCTTACTTGGAAGCGCTCTTCATTACCGAATGAGCCTCGAAGAACGTATACTTCAGAACCGATATGGCGAAATTTATGAATACTGGTGTCGCCACAGATTCCGAATATTCCCATTTTTATATTAA